A stretch of Carnobacterium iners DNA encodes these proteins:
- a CDS encoding M42 family metallopeptidase has product MTNQTIEWVKYLTNIPSPTGNTSKIIKEIKKIISTLGYEIHENNKGSLIVTVDGADSRKQRFVTAHVDTLGAMVRAIKLDGRLKMDLIGGFRYNAIEGEYCTIHTSKGKTYTGTILLHQTSVHVYEEAGTAERNQVNMEIRVDEKTRNKEETAQLGIGVGDFVSFDPRTEVTESGFIKSRHLDDKVSVAILITFLEKIKRENIKLPYTTQLFISNNEEIGYGGNSNISEKVVEYLAVDMGAIGDDQQTDEYSVSICVKDSSGPYHYLLRKQLTNLCIEGSIPYRLDIYPFYGSDASAAMKAGADVRHALIGAGIDASHAYERTHLASITATEKLLESYLLSSMIDSL; this is encoded by the coding sequence ATGACTAACCAGACGATAGAGTGGGTAAAATATTTAACGAATATCCCTTCACCAACTGGAAATACAAGTAAAATCATAAAAGAAATAAAGAAAATTATTTCAACGTTAGGGTATGAAATTCATGAGAACAACAAAGGTAGCTTAATCGTAACAGTTGATGGAGCAGATAGCAGAAAACAACGGTTTGTTACTGCCCATGTAGACACACTTGGAGCGATGGTACGTGCTATAAAGCTAGATGGTCGATTGAAAATGGACCTGATTGGAGGATTTAGATACAATGCGATAGAGGGTGAATACTGTACTATCCACACATCAAAAGGAAAAACATATACAGGAACCATCCTTTTGCACCAAACAAGTGTGCACGTCTATGAAGAGGCTGGAACAGCTGAAAGAAATCAAGTGAATATGGAAATACGTGTTGATGAAAAAACTCGAAATAAAGAAGAAACAGCACAATTAGGAATAGGAGTAGGAGACTTTGTTAGTTTTGACCCTCGAACAGAAGTAACAGAAAGTGGATTTATAAAATCTCGTCATCTTGACGATAAAGTAAGTGTTGCTATATTGATAACTTTTTTAGAAAAAATAAAAAGAGAAAATATTAAATTACCTTATACTACTCAGCTTTTTATTTCTAATAATGAAGAAATTGGTTATGGTGGAAACTCAAATATATCTGAAAAAGTAGTAGAATATTTAGCAGTAGATATGGGAGCAATAGGCGATGATCAACAAACAGATGAGTACTCTGTTTCTATTTGTGTAAAAGATAGCAGTGGGCCCTATCATTATCTACTGAGAAAACAATTAACAAATCTTTGTATTGAAGGTTCCATTCCATATCGTTTAGATATTTATCCTTTTTATGGAAGCGATGCTTCAGCAGCAATGAAAGCAGGAGCAGACGTTCGTCACGCGTTGATTGGCGCAGGAATTGATGCTAGCCATGCTTACGAAAGAACTCATTTAGCATCAATAACAGCAACGGAAAAGCTACTAGAGAGCTATCTACTAAGCTCTATGATTGATTCATTATAA
- a CDS encoding GNAT family N-acetyltransferase — protein sequence MNYSWSTNLDSSIYKDSLSIRNKVFVEEQQVPQEMEVDEFEDLTTYVVGYLDAIPVVTARLLPTNQRTYKVQRVAVLKDYRDRQIGKKIMLEIERFAIEHNRTSLILGAQDQAIGFYFSLGYLINSDGYLDAGMPHHDMIKALV from the coding sequence ATGAATTATTCTTGGTCAACTAATTTAGATTCTTCTATCTATAAAGACTCATTATCCATTCGAAATAAAGTTTTTGTAGAGGAGCAACAAGTACCTCAGGAAATGGAAGTAGACGAATTTGAAGATTTAACCACTTACGTAGTTGGATATTTAGACGCTATTCCTGTTGTCACAGCCAGACTTTTACCAACGAATCAACGTACCTATAAAGTACAGCGTGTTGCTGTTTTAAAAGATTATCGTGATAGACAAATAGGAAAGAAAATCATGCTTGAAATAGAACGATTTGCGATTGAACATAATCGAACTTCGTTGATTTTAGGCGCTCAAGACCAGGCTATCGGATTTTATTTTTCTTTAGGCTATTTGATTAATAGTGATGGCTATCTTGATGCTGGTATGCCTCACCATGATATGATTAAAGCCTTAGTTTAA
- a CDS encoding 5'-methylthioadenosine/adenosylhomocysteine nucleosidase produces the protein MRIAIIAAMAEEVRPLKEKLKNKKTIIVANAVFEQGLLNGHDVVLVQSRIGKANAAMSTAILVERFAPDFILNTGSAGAMDHSLSIGDIVISTESIFSDVDATVFNYALGQVPEMPASYHVEEKYSKLALTVFADLDTNQNIIEGLILTADSFMSDKERVRKIRKQFPTAKAAEMEGAAIHQTAHHYGIPFINIRILSDIAGENAGENFEENLDSVAETVMLFVEKFTDQLVELNK, from the coding sequence ATGAGAATCGCAATAATAGCTGCAATGGCTGAAGAAGTTAGGCCTCTAAAGGAAAAGTTAAAAAATAAAAAAACGATAATAGTTGCTAATGCCGTATTTGAACAAGGTCTATTAAATGGTCATGATGTTGTTTTAGTCCAATCCAGAATCGGTAAGGCTAATGCTGCAATGTCTACCGCTATTTTAGTCGAACGTTTTGCACCTGATTTTATTTTGAATACGGGTTCAGCAGGAGCGATGGATCATTCTTTATCGATCGGGGATATTGTTATCTCAACGGAATCTATTTTTAGCGATGTTGATGCAACGGTATTTAATTATGCCTTAGGGCAAGTTCCAGAAATGCCAGCTAGCTATCATGTAGAAGAGAAGTATAGCAAACTTGCGCTCACTGTTTTCGCTGATTTAGATACGAATCAAAATATAATAGAAGGTTTAATTCTTACAGCAGATTCTTTTATGAGCGATAAAGAAAGAGTAAGAAAAATAAGAAAACAATTCCCTACAGCTAAAGCTGCTGAAATGGAAGGAGCTGCTATCCATCAAACAGCCCACCATTATGGTATTCCATTTATTAATATCAGGATTTTATCTGATATAGCAGGTGAAAATGCAGGTGAGAACTTTGAAGAAAATTTAGACTCTGTAGCAGAAACAGTGATGCTATTTGTTGAAAAATTTACTGATCAATTAGTTGAACTAAATAAATAA
- a CDS encoding DUF3006 family protein yields the protein MRAIFEELENNIARLIPDNGSNPIEVKKWELPDEARIGDVFEIHYKCDQQIIEKIYLIPNERIRRLEKMKLKREALLKRTKDNEQT from the coding sequence ATGCGAGCAATTTTTGAAGAATTAGAAAATAACATTGCTCGATTGATTCCTGATAATGGTAGCAATCCGATTGAAGTTAAAAAGTGGGAATTACCTGATGAAGCAAGAATAGGTGATGTTTTTGAAATTCATTATAAATGTGATCAACAAATTATTGAAAAAATTTATCTGATTCCAAACGAAAGAATAAGACGCTTAGAAAAAATGAAATTAAAACGGGAAGCTCTACTTAAAAGAACAAAAGATAATGAGCAGACTTAA
- a CDS encoding ComEC/Rec2 family competence protein — protein MAYRKKKKKLTRKQKKQQKKLALLVAIILFSFLTGLFLGKDDQSRINFNDKINQFKEEWTLLFKEFSSKKNDENLESSQSAYFRILDVGQGSSTLLQSEDGTTILIDSGRYEDKEKKILTYLDHYIGTGGKIDLLIFTHNDSDHIGYGDLILQYYDVQEIWMNGYDSTSKIYERVLDAIENSQARYIEPKSGENHQVGPFDLEVLNPTVELRNNPNDDSIVTKISFADFSGLFSGDASIRVEKDIVEEKSIDLDADLLLMGHHGSKTSTSEEWIKAVQPKISVYSAGGNNGYDHPGKETINRLEKMAIPFYGTSKNGTVNVRANNDGTFTVETEKEE, from the coding sequence GTGGCCTATCGAAAAAAAAAGAAGAAACTGACAAGAAAACAAAAAAAACAACAAAAAAAATTAGCCTTATTGGTTGCAATTATTCTTTTTTCTTTCTTAACGGGCTTATTTTTAGGGAAAGACGATCAGTCGAGAATTAATTTCAATGATAAAATAAATCAATTTAAAGAAGAGTGGACATTATTGTTTAAAGAATTTTCATCGAAAAAAAATGATGAAAATCTAGAAAGTTCACAAAGTGCATACTTTCGCATTTTAGACGTGGGACAGGGTTCTTCAACTTTGCTTCAGTCAGAAGATGGAACAACTATTTTAATTGATTCGGGTAGATATGAAGATAAAGAAAAAAAAATATTAACTTATCTAGATCATTATATTGGAACAGGAGGGAAAATTGATTTATTAATTTTTACTCATAATGATTCTGATCATATCGGGTACGGTGATTTGATTCTACAGTACTATGACGTTCAAGAAATTTGGATGAATGGTTACGATTCGACTAGTAAAATTTATGAACGTGTTTTGGATGCTATTGAAAATAGTCAAGCACGTTATATTGAACCAAAAAGTGGAGAAAATCATCAAGTTGGACCTTTTGACTTGGAAGTTTTAAATCCTACAGTAGAATTAAGAAACAACCCAAATGATGATTCTATTGTAACGAAGATTTCTTTTGCTGATTTTAGTGGATTATTTAGTGGAGATGCTTCTATACGCGTTGAAAAAGATATCGTAGAAGAAAAGAGTATCGATTTAGATGCTGATTTACTCTTAATGGGACACCATGGTTCAAAAACAAGTACGAGTGAGGAATGGATAAAAGCAGTACAGCCAAAAATTAGTGTTTATTCAGCAGGAGGAAACAATGGGTACGATCATCCTGGAAAAGAAACCATTAATCGATTGGAAAAGATGGCTATTCCTTTTTATGGAACAAGTAAAAATGGTACAGTTAATGTTAGAGCCAATAACGATGGAACCTTCACTGTTGAAACTGAAAAGGAGGAATAG
- the mgtE gene encoding magnesium transporter, translating into MNEAQLEMEEKLALLKLYLEGEKIEDFRSEFLSLHVYEQSQYYLSLTQEERQQIYFYLSPKEMADMFEILEEDEESVEIYLKEMDPQYAADMLSEMYTDNAVDILNQLDKIDLRKYLNMMTIDNADEIKELLHYEDETAGSIMTTEYVSVAATQTISEAMHILKIKALDAETIYYVYVIDTAEKLVGVISLRDLITRGDDELVSDVMGDRPISVNVADDQNDVAKTIRDYNFLAVPVIDKEEHLLGIITVDDIIDVIDEEAASDYSGLAGVDVGEQSENPFVAASKRLPWLITLLFLGMGTATLISRYEVLVSEASILAVFISLITGTAGNAGTQSLAVAVRKLADNDDKNRNFTRLVISEVLTGVITGLITGITIFLVIGIWKHNFILGFVIGTAMLFAIIVANLAGSLIPILMDRIGFDPAVASGPFISTLSDLTSVLIYFNIAAYFMNFFI; encoded by the coding sequence TTGAATGAAGCACAATTAGAAATGGAAGAAAAATTAGCTTTATTGAAGCTCTATTTAGAAGGGGAAAAAATAGAAGATTTTCGTTCAGAATTTTTGTCTTTACACGTTTATGAACAAAGTCAATATTACTTATCGTTAACGCAAGAGGAAAGACAGCAAATATATTTTTATCTTTCGCCAAAAGAAATGGCTGATATGTTTGAAATTCTCGAAGAAGACGAAGAGTCTGTTGAAATTTACTTAAAAGAAATGGATCCTCAATATGCTGCTGACATGTTAAGCGAAATGTATACCGATAATGCGGTAGATATTTTGAATCAATTAGATAAAATAGATTTACGTAAATATCTGAACATGATGACTATTGATAATGCAGACGAAATAAAAGAATTACTTCATTACGAAGATGAGACGGCCGGTTCAATTATGACGACCGAATATGTTTCAGTAGCAGCGACACAAACTATTTCAGAGGCTATGCATATTTTAAAAATTAAGGCGCTAGATGCAGAAACTATTTATTATGTTTATGTAATTGATACAGCTGAAAAACTTGTAGGTGTCATTTCTTTAAGAGATTTGATTACCCGTGGAGATGATGAATTAGTTTCCGACGTGATGGGCGATCGCCCAATCTCAGTAAATGTAGCAGATGATCAAAATGATGTTGCTAAAACGATTCGAGATTATAACTTTCTAGCTGTTCCCGTGATAGATAAAGAAGAGCACCTTTTAGGAATTATCACAGTTGATGATATTATTGACGTCATCGATGAAGAAGCGGCTAGTGATTACTCTGGTTTGGCCGGGGTCGATGTTGGCGAGCAATCTGAAAATCCTTTTGTAGCAGCTTCTAAAAGATTACCTTGGTTAATCACATTGTTATTCCTAGGAATGGGAACAGCTACATTAATCAGTCGATATGAAGTACTAGTCAGTGAGGCGAGTATCCTAGCTGTTTTCATATCTTTAATTACTGGTACTGCTGGTAATGCAGGAACCCAATCATTAGCGGTAGCCGTTAGGAAACTAGCAGATAACGATGATAAGAATAGAAATTTTACTCGTCTAGTTATTAGCGAAGTCTTAACAGGTGTGATTACAGGATTAATAACAGGGATTACTATTTTCTTAGTGATTGGTATATGGAAACATAATTTCATTCTAGGTTTTGTTATTGGAACAGCTATGCTCTTTGCAATTATTGTGGCAAACTTAGCAGGAAGTTTGATTCCGATTCTAATGGATCGTATAGGCTTTGATCCTGCTGTCGCAAGTGGTCCATTTATATCGACACTAAGTGATTTAACAAGTGTTTTAATTTATTTTAATATTGCAGCTTATTTTATGAATTTTTTTATTTGA
- a CDS encoding RluA family pseudouridine synthase, protein MKFNWIYESSEKQQVKTFLRTKGISRGLLAKIKFQGGKIEVNQCEENAVHYLEDMDKVEITIPDEKGYDTTVPIDIPIEIIYEDAHYLVVNKPYGVASIPSKIHPKNTMANRVKGYYVRENYIDQVIHIVTRLDRDTTGLMLFAKHGYAHAMLDKELKLKQLHKKYVALVTGDLNDSLHGMIDAPIGMPEDSIVRRIVNPKGKAALTEYWVKERFDNTTLVSIQLHTGRTHQIRVHFSHIGYPLIGDDLYGGEKNEWIQRQALHCCELDFIHPFTQEKIVLKANYPEDISEWLKYNNNILF, encoded by the coding sequence ATGAAATTTAATTGGATATATGAATCATCAGAAAAACAACAAGTAAAAACTTTTCTGAGAACTAAAGGGATTTCAAGGGGACTATTGGCAAAGATAAAGTTTCAAGGCGGAAAAATAGAAGTGAATCAGTGTGAAGAAAATGCTGTCCATTATCTTGAAGATATGGATAAAGTAGAGATAACTATACCAGATGAAAAAGGCTACGATACAACAGTTCCAATAGATATTCCAATCGAAATCATTTATGAAGATGCTCATTATCTAGTTGTCAATAAGCCTTATGGGGTAGCTTCAATTCCTTCAAAGATTCATCCTAAAAATACAATGGCTAATCGTGTAAAAGGTTATTATGTACGTGAAAATTATATTGATCAAGTCATTCATATTGTGACACGACTGGATCGTGATACAACAGGTTTAATGTTATTCGCAAAACATGGTTATGCTCATGCCATGTTAGATAAAGAACTAAAATTAAAACAGTTACACAAAAAGTATGTCGCCTTAGTAACAGGAGATTTAAACGATAGCTTACACGGGATGATAGACGCACCAATCGGGATGCCGGAAGATTCTATTGTTAGACGGATTGTCAATCCAAAAGGTAAAGCAGCTTTAACAGAGTATTGGGTAAAAGAAAGATTTGATAACACAACGCTAGTATCTATTCAGTTACACACCGGTAGAACGCATCAAATACGCGTACATTTCTCTCATATTGGATACCCACTAATAGGAGATGATCTTTATGGTGGAGAAAAAAATGAATGGATTCAAAGACAAGCGTTACATTGTTGCGAATTAGATTTTATTCATCCTTTTACACAGGAAAAAATTGTATTAAAAGCAAACTATCCTGAGGATATTTCCGAATGGCTTAAGTATAATAATAATATACTCTTTTAG
- a CDS encoding NAD kinase has product MRIAIVHNNNEKSLTLVAELKAMLEEKAIQLDNKNPNLVITIGGDGTLLSAFHRYAHLLNKIRFVGVHTGHLGFYTDWRDYELPDLVESLMEDKGESISYPLLDIKVTYQGNKEPSHFLALNESTMKRVDGTMVCDVFVKDELFERFRGDGLCVSTPTGSTGYNKSVGGAIIHPRLEAIQLAEIASINNRVFRTLSSPMIVAPDECIKIRPNATDSFILTIDQLSSSEKNIVELQYLIAKERIHFARYRHTHFWSRVEDAFIGAKNKYEI; this is encoded by the coding sequence GTGAGAATAGCTATTGTCCATAATAATAACGAAAAGTCTCTAACATTAGTAGCAGAGTTGAAGGCGATGTTAGAAGAAAAGGCTATCCAGCTTGATAATAAAAATCCTAACCTAGTTATCACGATAGGTGGCGACGGAACCTTATTATCGGCTTTTCACCGTTATGCGCATCTTTTAAACAAAATACGTTTTGTCGGAGTACACACAGGGCACCTTGGTTTCTACACAGATTGGCGTGATTATGAACTTCCAGATTTAGTAGAAAGCTTGATGGAAGATAAAGGTGAAAGCATTAGTTATCCATTATTAGACATTAAAGTGACCTACCAAGGGAATAAAGAACCTTCTCATTTTCTAGCGTTAAATGAATCAACGATGAAACGTGTAGATGGAACAATGGTTTGTGATGTATTTGTTAAGGACGAATTATTTGAAAGGTTTAGAGGCGATGGACTTTGTGTATCAACTCCTACTGGATCAACAGGATACAATAAATCAGTCGGTGGAGCCATTATTCATCCCAGACTCGAAGCTATTCAGTTAGCGGAGATAGCATCTATCAATAATCGAGTTTTTAGAACATTAAGTTCGCCAATGATTGTAGCACCGGATGAATGTATTAAGATAAGACCAAATGCAACAGATAGTTTTATATTGACCATCGATCAGTTATCATCATCTGAAAAAAATATTGTAGAATTACAATATCTTATAGCAAAAGAGCGAATTCATTTTGCTAGATATAGGCATACTCATTTTTGGAGTAGAGTAGAAGACGCGTTTATTGGAGCGAAAAATAAATATGAAATTTAA
- a CDS encoding GTP pyrophosphokinase, which produces MDEEMNWKEFLIPYEQAVEELKVKLKGIRKQFGKENLHTPIEFVTGRVKPVESILAKAKLRNVPLKHLETDMQDIAGLRIMCQFVDDIHEVVRLLRNRNDIKIIEERDYITNKKESGYRSYHVVFEYPVQVIEGEKIILAEVQIRTLSMNFWATIEHSLNYKYQGEFPEDIKIRLKRAAEAVFQLDEEMSQIREEIQEAQQMFSYNQRDNPKKNEYKNIK; this is translated from the coding sequence ATGGATGAAGAGATGAACTGGAAAGAATTTTTAATACCTTACGAACAAGCAGTGGAAGAATTAAAAGTTAAATTAAAAGGTATTCGAAAGCAATTTGGAAAAGAAAACTTGCATACTCCAATTGAATTTGTTACCGGACGAGTGAAGCCCGTAGAAAGTATCTTAGCTAAAGCAAAACTACGCAATGTGCCATTGAAACATTTAGAAACAGATATGCAAGATATAGCTGGCTTAAGAATTATGTGTCAGTTTGTGGATGATATCCATGAAGTTGTTCGTTTATTGAGAAATCGAAACGATATTAAAATTATAGAAGAACGAGATTATATTACAAATAAGAAAGAGAGTGGCTATCGTTCTTACCATGTAGTATTTGAGTACCCTGTTCAGGTTATTGAAGGCGAAAAAATAATTTTAGCTGAGGTTCAAATAAGGACTCTCTCTATGAATTTTTGGGCAACAATTGAGCACTCGTTAAATTATAAATATCAAGGAGAATTTCCGGAAGATATTAAAATCCGCTTAAAGAGAGCTGCAGAAGCTGTTTTTCAATTGGATGAAGAAATGTCTCAAATTAGAGAAGAAATCCAAGAAGCCCAACAGATGTTTTCTTATAATCAACGAGATAACCCTAAAAAAAATGAGTATAAAAATATAAAATAA
- a CDS encoding CYTH domain-containing protein: MSEELEIEFKNKLSTKEYHRLLEYFKVQENDFFTQENHYFDSNLWELKEMQAGLRIRVLKDSAELTLKTPFNHYLLETTDCLSLTEAKQLLLENKIDSTGQVGKKLRELAIEPMTVHLIGSLITKRFEVKIPTGLIVLDQSFYGEQIDFELEFEVQEDQAGKINFNKFLKKHNLKRVPSENKIIRMIKESQKSN; encoded by the coding sequence ATGAGCGAAGAACTAGAAATAGAGTTTAAGAATAAATTATCTACTAAAGAGTACCATCGTCTCCTTGAGTATTTTAAAGTACAGGAAAATGACTTCTTTACACAAGAAAATCACTACTTTGATTCTAATTTATGGGAATTAAAAGAAATGCAGGCTGGTTTAAGAATTAGAGTGCTTAAAGATTCAGCCGAATTAACACTTAAAACACCTTTTAATCATTATCTATTAGAAACAACAGATTGTTTATCGTTGACTGAAGCTAAACAATTATTGTTAGAAAATAAAATTGACTCTACTGGTCAAGTGGGTAAAAAACTAAGAGAACTAGCTATTGAACCAATGACCGTTCATTTAATTGGATCACTTATAACCAAACGATTTGAAGTAAAGATTCCAACAGGTCTAATTGTGTTAGACCAAAGCTTTTATGGAGAACAAATAGACTTCGAATTAGAATTTGAAGTTCAAGAAGATCAAGCCGGAAAAATTAATTTTAATAAGTTTTTAAAAAAACACAACTTAAAAAGAGTTCCCTCAGAAAATAAGATCATCAGAATGATTAAAGAATCACAAAAATCTAATTAG
- a CDS encoding DsbA family protein: MITSTHSSKGNQYKQITEIYLFINPIGSACYQAENGLLDFIESRENKIHFHFIPVHNFKTFSDYMKAKKIPKNDLDLRNKHFFQIYEACLAYAAASMQGKKKGRLFLMGLQQAITIDEKPFSQKLVLEIAIKSNLDIEMFSEDKQSEFAKTAFEADQKVAREMHVLSNPSCVVFNNQSSNHGFLIEEDINFETLQALCSENKDENYSAFSSKNEKKNHLLIL, translated from the coding sequence ATGATAACAAGTACGCATTCCAGTAAAGGGAATCAATACAAACAAATCACTGAAATTTATTTATTCATCAACCCCATTGGTTCTGCATGTTATCAAGCGGAAAATGGATTGTTGGACTTTATCGAGTCACGCGAAAATAAAATTCATTTCCACTTTATTCCTGTCCATAATTTCAAGACATTTTCTGATTATATGAAAGCAAAAAAAATACCTAAAAATGATTTAGATTTAAGAAATAAACATTTCTTTCAAATCTACGAAGCTTGTCTAGCTTATGCCGCTGCTTCAATGCAGGGTAAAAAGAAAGGTCGCTTATTTTTAATGGGCTTACAACAAGCTATTACTATCGACGAAAAGCCTTTTTCACAAAAATTAGTTTTGGAAATAGCCATAAAATCTAATTTAGATATTGAAATGTTTTCTGAAGATAAACAATCAGAATTTGCTAAAACCGCTTTTGAAGCAGATCAGAAAGTAGCCCGAGAAATGCATGTTCTCTCTAATCCATCGTGCGTTGTTTTTAACAATCAAAGTTCTAATCATGGGTTTTTAATAGAAGAAGATATTAATTTTGAGACACTACAAGCATTATGTAGTGAAAACAAAGATGAGAACTACTCAGCATTTTCTAGTAAAAACGAAAAAAAAAATCATCTATTAATTCTTTAA
- a CDS encoding transposase yields the protein MCKFRKATFTAKTPLVKDHCFIANTVKGLILFKTTDAQSIKNIARNSSVSAPTVQRLINQEAKKIQSYDRTLPENLSFDKFKYAKGQLAFEYIDAKAGNILDVLPSRDGRTVKNHFISHYSLREREKFQTITVDMNASYTSFIPILFPKAKIIINRFHIIQLINRSINKTRVNVRNRLNTSNGEDQKKYRRLKRYWKKMLKKESNLSYTTYSYYSMFRQRLEAAIVSEMLSYEAILSTTYAIYQSVIQAVEDNDFK from the coding sequence ATGTGTAAATTTCGTAAAGCAACCTTTACAGCTAAAACTCCCTTGGTAAAAGACCATTGTTTTATTGCCAATACTGTCAAAGGACTTATCTTATTCAAAACAACAGACGCTCAGTCTATTAAGAATATTGCTAGAAATAGCAGTGTTTCAGCACCAACGGTTCAACGATTAATCAACCAAGAAGCTAAAAAAATTCAATCGTATGATCGAACTCTTCCTGAGAATTTATCATTTGACAAATTCAAATATGCTAAGGGCCAATTAGCTTTTGAATACATTGATGCAAAAGCTGGAAATATTTTAGATGTTTTACCCTCTAGAGATGGAAGGACGGTAAAAAACCATTTTATCTCACACTATAGTCTCCGTGAGCGGGAAAAGTTTCAAACCATCACAGTAGATATGAATGCTAGTTACACAAGTTTTATACCCATTCTTTTTCCAAAAGCAAAAATCATTATCAATCGCTTTCATATTATTCAATTAATTAATCGCTCTATAAATAAAACAAGAGTTAATGTGAGGAATCGATTAAATACCTCAAACGGAGAAGATCAAAAGAAATACCGCCGCCTAAAACGTTACTGGAAGAAAATGTTGAAAAAAGAAAGTAATTTATCTTATACAACTTATTCTTACTATTCTATGTTTAGACAACGACTTGAAGCGGCCATTGTATCCGAAATGCTAAGCTATGAGGCTATTTTGAGCACTACTTACGCAATCTATCAATCCGTTATCCAAGCTGTTGAAGACAATGATTTTAAATAG